GCTGTCCGTTGCATCGAGCATCACcggcacgctgccgccggagtGGAGCGGGATGACTGCACTGTTGTATCTCTACGTTGACAACTCGTTGCTCAGCGGCACACTGCCGCCGGAGTGGAGCTCAATGCCTCGATTGAAGGACGTGTCGTTCCGGGGCACGCAGGTATCTGGCTACCTTCCAGCTGAGTGGCAAAGTCTCAAGACGCTGCGGCGAGTGTACTTGACGAACACGAGCATCTCCGGCACGCTGCCTGTCAGCTGGGCCATTTTAAAAAGTCTAGAGCAGGTGTATTTGCAGGGGACGAGGGTGTCGGGCACACTGCCCCCGGAGTGGAGCTCCATGCCGTCGCTGGCCCATCTTCTTCTGACTAGCTCGTCCGTGTCGGGCACACTGCCCCCGGAGTGGAGCTCCATGAGTAAGatgcgctttctctctgtgcaggGCACTCAGGTCTCTGGCACCTTGCCGCCGGAGTGGGGCTCGATGATGATGCTGGAGAATTTGCAGATATCGAATACGCAGTTATCGGGCACACTGCCGCCGGAGTGGAGCTCGCTCAGTACATTAAAAAATGTAGTGATTATCGGCTCATCGATCATCGGTacgctgccgccggagtGGAGCTCCATGAGCGCACTGAGGCAGGTCGTGTTATCCAGCACACAAGTGTCGggcacgctgccgctggagtgGAGCTCACTGCAGTTGCTTCAGGAGCTGCACCTGTCGAATACGCAGATGTCGGGTACGTTGCCGCTTGAGTGGAGCTCGATGAGCGCACTGGAGCAGCTCGTGTTATCCAGCACACAAGTGTCGggcacgctgccgccggagtGGAGCTCACTGCAGTTGCTTCAGGAGCTGCACCTGTCGAATACGCAGATGTCGGGTACGTTGCCGCTTGAGTGGAGCTCGATGAGCGCACTGAGGCAGCTCGTGTTATCCAGCACACAAGTGTCGGGCACGTTGCCGCTGGAGTGGAGCTCACTGCAGTTGCTTCAGGAGCTGCACCTGTCGAATACGCAGATGTCGGGTACGTTGCCGCTTGAGTGGAGCTCGATGAGCGCACTGAGGCAGCTCGTGTTATCCAGCACACAAGTGTCGGGCACGTTGCCGCTGGAGTGGAGCTCACTGCAGTTGCTTCAGGAGCTGCACCTGTCGAATACGCAGATGTCGggcacgctgccgccggagtGGAGCTCGATGACGAGTGCTGAGGTCATAGCGCTGATAAACTGTGACCTCTTCGgcgctctcccctcctcgtgGTCTGTGATACCAAGACTGAGGGATCTCTCACTGAATGGCAATAGcttctgtgggtgtgtgcctgcCTCGTGGGCCTCGAAGCCTGGCCTTGTCGTGTCCATCGAGGACGAGCACATGGGCAATGACTGCACGACTGAAAACATCTGCCCAACAACGAccacgacgacaacgacgacgacgaccagCACTGAGCCTCCGGCTGtatcgacgacgacgacgaccagCACTGAGCCTCCGGCTGtatcgacgacgacgacgaccagCACTGAGCCTCCGGCTGtatcgacgacgacgacgaccagCACTGAGTCTCCGGCTGtatcgacgacgacgacgaccagCACTGAGCCTCCGGCTGtatcgacgacgacgacgaccagCACTGAGCCTCCGGCTGtatcgacgacgacgacgaccagCACTGAGCCTCCGGCTGtatcgacgacgacgacgacgaccagCACTGAGCCTCCGGCTGtatcgacgacgacgacgacgaccagCACTGAGCCTCCGGCTGtatcgacgacgacgacgaccagCACTGAGTCTCCGGCTGtatcgacgacgacgacgaccagCACTGAGCCTCCGGCTGtatcgacgacgacgacgaccagCACTGAGCCTCCGGCTGtatcgacgacgacgacccTTTCTCCTGATACGAGGTGCGAGGTGGATGGGTGTGCGAAGTGCGAGGACGGCTCCAGTGTGAGGTGCGCCAGGTGTCATGATGACTACTACTTGATGGATGATAAGACGTGCCTGGTTTACTGCGCTGACGAtgttgccgccgcgccgagCGGCGTACTGACGGCGGCTGTGGTGTGCGTGGTGACGCTTTTTAGCATGGGACTCGTGATGTGAGGATGTCGCGGTTGTCCTGTGCAGACGACGGGACTCACTTTGTGGCACACGCCTGatctgcacgtgtgcgtctctgcgtCTGCGTGGTTGTGTCCAACACCGTTTCTTGCGTTGGTtcgcgtgtgtctctgtgcatAGGACACCTAGTCGtgtcctcccctctcttaaGTGTTTCATGTATGCTGGATGGCGCGTGTTGGTCCTCCTGTTTGGCTTCCTGCGTTGGACCACGCgacgcctcctctccccctcttctcctcctcttatGCCACCTTCCTTTATGTTTGCCGCATGGGTTATGCACGACG
The Leishmania braziliensis MHOM/BR/75/M2904 complete genome, chromosome 12 DNA segment above includes these coding regions:
- a CDS encoding putative surface antigen protein; the protein is MRCTRWLVLAAILAAAAVRATVTGDFTAEQQSNTLAVLQAFAGAIPELQSTWSGSDFCSWGGVTCAVSSVRVAGINAMYTGTLPEMPAGVDYANVMITRLDFSTMARGLSGTLPDSWGKLRLLQSIVFVGCNVSGTLPASWSALSSLTELTIQGSGSITGSLPPEWSSMSSIEWLKVAEEQLSGTLPAEWGTMTSLKMLELSVASSITGTLPPEWSGMTALLYLYVDNSLLSGTLPPEWSSMPRLKDVSFRGTQVSGYLPAEWQSLKTLRRVYLTNTSISGTLPVSWAILKSLEQVYLQGTRVSGTLPPEWSSMPSLAHLLLTSSSVSGTLPPEWSSMSKMRFLSVQGTQVSGTLPPEWGSMMMLENLQISNTQLSGTLPPEWSSLSTLKNVVIIGSSIIGTLPPEWSSMSALRQVVLSSTQVSGTLPLEWSSLQLLQELHLSNTQMSGTLPLEWSSMSALEQLVLSSTQVSGTLPPEWSSLQLLQELHLSNTQMSGTLPLEWSSMSALRQLVLSSTQVSGTLPLEWSSLQLLQELHLSNTQMSGTLPLEWSSMSALRQLVLSSTQVSGTLPLEWSSLQLLQELHLSNTQMSGTLPPEWSSMTSAEVIALINCDLFGALPSSWSVIPRLRDLSLNGNSFCGCVPASWASKPGLVVSIEDEHMGNDCTTENICPTTTTTTTTTTTSTEPPAVSTTTTTSTEPPAVSTTTTTSTEPPAVSTTTTTSTESPAVSTTTTTSTEPPAVSTTTTTSTEPPAVSTTTTTSTEPPAVSTTTTTTSTEPPAVSTTTTTTSTEPPAVSTTTTTSTESPAVSTTTTTSTEPPAVSTTTTTSTEPPAVSTTTTLSPDTRCEVDGCAKCEDGSSVRCARCHDDYYLMDDKTCLVYCADDVAAAPSGVLTAAVVCVVTLFSMGLVM